A section of the Streptomyces sp. SCL15-4 genome encodes:
- a CDS encoding glycoside hydrolase family 3 N-terminal domain-containing protein — protein MRLSPHHHGAARRFPSARRRVTAAAALCVAGLVLSGPAAAVPERAAAAPAAALPYQDASLPVTDRVNDLLSRMTLDDKLGQMTQIEKDALVPQSDLAAYRIGSVLSGGDSTVVPNNAQTWADTYDSLQRTALTTPLGIPMIYGIDAVHGHNAVRGATLYPHNIGLGATRDPALVQRVGRAVAEEISGTGIDWDFAPCLCVARDDRWGRTYESYGETPELPSAMTTFITGLQGDTLGSGPASVLATAKHYLGDGGTAGGTDQGDTRLSEAELRAIHLPPFKEAVRRGVGSVMLSYSSWNGVRSHANTHLVTDVLKGELGFTGFVVSDWAAVDQLDGQSGFTGAEISTAVNAGVDMVMVPHDYKKFLGLLRGEVTAGRIPQARIDDANRRVLTKKFQLGLFEHPLTDRSYTGTVGSAAHRALARQAVRESQVLLKNDGGVLPLAKSAKLFVAGKSADDIGNQSGGWTVGWQGRSGPVTDGTTVLQGIRAAVTDTSRVTYDRYGNGIDSSYTAAVAVVGETPYAEGRGDRPGGMGLDQEDLQTLARLKASGVPVVVVLVSGRPLDIAAQLPEWKALLAAWLPGTEGAGVSDVLFGDHAPTGRLPMSWMRSASQEPVNDGDGKSPLFPYGYGLTYDDTPQPAPTPTPTPTPTPVPTAGACTATFRTASSWQGGYQAEVTVENTGSGALTGWSVDWDLAGSTVTSLWNGDLTTAQGRATVRSTAFNGALSPGARATFGFTANGTAGTPAPHCAGT, from the coding sequence ATGCGACTGTCACCGCACCACCATGGCGCCGCCAGGCGCTTCCCGTCCGCCCGCCGCCGGGTGACGGCGGCCGCGGCCCTGTGCGTGGCGGGCCTGGTCCTCTCCGGGCCGGCCGCGGCCGTTCCGGAGCGGGCCGCCGCCGCGCCGGCCGCGGCTCTCCCCTACCAGGACGCCTCGCTGCCCGTCACCGACCGGGTGAACGACCTGCTGTCCCGGATGACGCTGGACGACAAGCTCGGCCAGATGACCCAGATCGAGAAGGACGCCCTCGTCCCGCAGTCCGACCTCGCCGCCTACCGCATCGGGTCCGTGCTGTCCGGCGGCGACTCCACGGTCGTCCCCAACAACGCCCAGACCTGGGCGGACACCTACGACTCGCTGCAACGCACCGCGCTGACCACACCGCTCGGTATCCCCATGATCTACGGCATCGACGCCGTGCACGGCCACAACGCGGTGCGCGGGGCCACGCTCTACCCGCACAACATCGGACTCGGCGCCACCCGCGACCCCGCCCTGGTCCAGCGGGTGGGACGCGCCGTCGCCGAGGAGATCTCGGGCACCGGCATCGACTGGGACTTCGCCCCCTGCCTGTGCGTCGCCCGCGACGACCGGTGGGGCCGCACCTACGAGTCGTACGGCGAGACTCCCGAACTGCCGTCCGCCATGACGACGTTCATCACCGGCCTGCAGGGTGACACGCTCGGCTCGGGCCCGGCGTCGGTGCTGGCCACCGCCAAGCACTACCTCGGCGACGGCGGCACCGCCGGCGGCACGGACCAGGGCGACACCCGGCTGTCCGAGGCCGAGTTGCGGGCGATCCACCTGCCGCCGTTCAAAGAGGCGGTGCGCCGCGGGGTCGGCTCGGTGATGCTGTCGTACAGCAGCTGGAACGGGGTCCGGTCGCACGCCAACACCCACCTCGTCACCGACGTGCTCAAGGGCGAACTGGGCTTCACCGGTTTCGTCGTGTCCGACTGGGCCGCGGTGGACCAGCTCGACGGGCAGAGCGGTTTCACCGGCGCCGAGATCTCCACGGCCGTCAACGCGGGCGTCGACATGGTGATGGTCCCGCACGACTACAAGAAGTTCCTCGGCCTGCTGCGCGGCGAGGTGACCGCCGGGCGCATCCCGCAGGCCCGGATCGACGACGCCAACCGCCGCGTCCTCACCAAGAAGTTCCAGCTGGGCCTGTTCGAACACCCGCTCACCGACCGGTCGTACACCGGCACGGTCGGCTCGGCGGCACACCGGGCGCTGGCCCGGCAGGCGGTGCGCGAGTCCCAGGTGCTGCTGAAGAACGACGGCGGGGTGCTGCCGCTGGCGAAGTCGGCCAAGCTGTTCGTCGCCGGCAAGTCCGCCGACGACATCGGCAACCAGAGCGGCGGCTGGACCGTGGGCTGGCAGGGCCGCAGCGGTCCCGTCACCGACGGCACCACCGTGCTCCAGGGCATCCGCGCCGCCGTCACCGACACCTCCCGGGTCACCTACGACCGCTACGGCAACGGCATCGACTCGAGCTACACCGCCGCCGTCGCCGTCGTCGGCGAGACGCCGTACGCCGAGGGCCGCGGCGACCGGCCGGGCGGCATGGGACTGGACCAGGAGGACCTGCAGACCCTCGCCCGGCTCAAGGCGAGCGGAGTACCGGTCGTGGTCGTGCTGGTCTCCGGCCGGCCGCTCGACATCGCCGCCCAACTGCCGGAGTGGAAAGCGCTGTTGGCGGCCTGGCTGCCCGGCACGGAGGGCGCCGGCGTCTCCGACGTCCTGTTCGGCGACCACGCGCCCACCGGCAGGCTGCCGATGAGCTGGATGCGCTCCGCCTCGCAGGAGCCCGTCAACGACGGCGACGGCAAGAGCCCGCTGTTCCCGTACGGGTACGGGCTGACCTACGACGACACACCCCAACCGGCCCCGACGCCCACTCCGACTCCGACGCCCACTCCGGTCCCGACGGCGGGCGCGTGCACGGCGACCTTCCGTACCGCCTCCTCCTGGCAGGGCGGCTACCAGGCCGAGGTCACCGTGGAGAACACCGGTTCCGGCGCGCTGACGGGCTGGTCGGTCGACTGGGACCTGGCCGGGTCCACCGTCACCAGTCTGTGGAACGGCGATCTGACCACGGCTCAGGGCCGGGCGACCGTCCGCAGCACCGCCTTCAACGGCGCCCTCTCCCCCGGCGCCAGGGCCACGTTCGGTTTCACCGCGAACGGCACCGCGGGCACACCGGCCCCGCACTGCGCCGGAACGTGA
- a CDS encoding anhydro-N-acetylmuramic acid kinase — MRVIGLMSGTSFDAIEAAAADLALDDDTLLLRPLGHLRVPYPDELRDLIAATLPPAGTTTRTVCVLDTGIGQAFAGAATRALRELCAGSAGLVVSHGQTLHHWVEDGTVRGTLQLGQPAWIAEATGLPVVSDLRGRDVAAGGQGAPLVALTDTLLLSGLPGTPAALNLGGIANITVLAPGAEPLAFDTGPANALLDAAVHHFTDGAAAYDEDGRRAAAGRVSPALLRVLLDDPYYRRPAPKSTGKEHFHLPYLRRALDTVPVPSAADVLATLTRLTAVTVADACRAHGVTQLVVSGGGTRNPVLMRLLAEELPGVPLRPSDDLGLPSAAKEALAFAVLGFLTVHGLPGALPSGTGARRATVLGSITPGRSPLRLPEPAARSPRLLRITR; from the coding sequence GTGCGCGTGATCGGCCTGATGTCGGGCACCTCGTTCGACGCCATCGAGGCCGCCGCGGCGGACCTCGCGCTGGATGACGACACGCTCCTCCTGCGGCCCCTCGGACACCTCCGCGTCCCCTACCCGGACGAACTCCGGGACCTCATCGCCGCCACCCTGCCCCCCGCCGGCACCACCACGCGCACCGTCTGCGTCCTGGACACCGGCATCGGCCAGGCCTTCGCCGGCGCGGCCACGCGTGCCCTGCGCGAGCTGTGCGCCGGCAGCGCCGGCCTCGTGGTCTCGCACGGCCAGACCCTGCACCACTGGGTGGAGGACGGCACGGTCCGCGGCACCCTCCAACTGGGCCAGCCCGCCTGGATCGCCGAGGCGACCGGACTCCCCGTCGTCTCCGACCTGCGCGGCCGGGACGTCGCCGCCGGCGGCCAGGGCGCGCCCCTCGTGGCCCTGACCGACACCCTGCTGCTGTCCGGCCTGCCCGGCACCCCCGCCGCGCTCAACCTCGGCGGCATCGCCAACATCACCGTCCTCGCACCCGGCGCCGAGCCCCTGGCCTTCGACACCGGCCCCGCCAACGCCCTGCTGGACGCGGCCGTCCACCACTTCACCGACGGCGCCGCCGCCTACGACGAGGACGGCCGCCGGGCCGCCGCCGGCCGGGTCAGCCCCGCACTGCTGCGCGTCCTGCTGGACGACCCCTACTACCGCAGGCCCGCCCCGAAGAGCACCGGCAAGGAACACTTCCACCTGCCCTATCTGCGGCGCGCGCTCGACACCGTGCCCGTGCCGTCCGCGGCCGACGTCCTGGCCACCCTGACCCGGCTGACCGCCGTCACCGTGGCGGACGCCTGCCGCGCCCACGGCGTCACCCAGCTCGTCGTCTCCGGCGGCGGCACCCGCAACCCGGTGCTGATGCGCCTGCTCGCCGAGGAACTCCCGGGCGTGCCGCTGCGCCCCAGCGACGACCTCGGCCTGCCGTCGGCCGCCAAGGAGGCGCTGGCCTTCGCCGTCCTGGGCTTCCTGACCGTCCACGGCCTGCCCGGAGCCCTGCCCTCGGGCACCGGCGCCCGCCGTGCCACGGTGCTCGGCAGCATCACTCCCGGCCGGTCACCGCTGCGCCTGCCCGAGCCGGCCGCACGGTCGCCGCGCCTGCTGCGGATCACCCGCTGA
- a CDS encoding sodium:solute symporter — protein sequence MRQLDLLVVVVYLVAIAVIGLRLAGRQKTAKDYFVGEGHMPWWTVSFSVVATETSVLTVISLPGGAYSGQGFGNVELALGYVIGRVVVATLLIPLYKRGGFVSAYQYLGSRFGLRLQGLASVTFVCTRLLAEGVRLFASAIPIKLLLDEFGVHAGYRLVIIVLTAITVVYTYLGGIRAVIWTDAIQMGLYLGGALLAIGVLAAHVGGDGVRRALDAGRFRLFDTDFGLAHILTSPFALPTAIIGGAIFAMASHGSDQLIVQRVLATRSLRDGQKAMIASGVFVTLQFAAFSLVGALLWSYNQGRTFRELGLGSSDNLYPDFVLHGLPVVVSGLLVAGILGAAMGSLSSALNSMSNSTVADLIHSFFRSVPTEEFLLRLARLTTLVWAALMALFACAFSTSTGNVYLTGLTIAGYTYGALLGAFLLGRLVRRARETDAVVAFLVTVGVMTYLVRGVKIDVSAGGTTVPTAIAAQWLVPLGVAVTLAVGGLTSLFHRAPESVPAPLDEGGTDRTAAAVAPE from the coding sequence GTGCGTCAGCTCGACCTGCTGGTGGTCGTCGTCTACCTCGTGGCGATCGCCGTGATCGGACTGCGTCTGGCCGGACGGCAGAAGACGGCCAAGGACTACTTCGTCGGCGAAGGCCACATGCCGTGGTGGACCGTCTCCTTCTCCGTCGTGGCCACCGAGACCAGCGTGCTCACCGTCATCAGCCTGCCGGGCGGCGCCTACAGCGGACAGGGCTTCGGCAACGTCGAACTGGCCCTCGGCTACGTCATCGGACGCGTCGTCGTGGCGACCCTGCTCATCCCGCTGTACAAGCGCGGCGGCTTCGTGAGCGCCTACCAGTACCTGGGCAGCAGATTCGGACTCCGGCTCCAGGGCCTCGCCTCGGTGACGTTCGTCTGCACCCGGCTGCTCGCCGAGGGCGTCCGGCTGTTCGCCTCCGCCATCCCGATCAAGCTGCTGCTCGACGAGTTCGGCGTGCACGCGGGCTACCGCCTCGTCATCATCGTGCTCACGGCGATCACCGTCGTCTACACCTACCTCGGCGGCATCCGGGCGGTCATCTGGACGGACGCCATCCAGATGGGCCTGTACCTGGGCGGCGCCCTCCTCGCCATCGGCGTGCTCGCCGCCCACGTCGGCGGCGACGGCGTCCGGCGCGCCCTGGACGCGGGCCGGTTCCGGCTCTTCGACACCGACTTCGGCCTGGCGCACATCCTCACCAGCCCGTTCGCCCTGCCCACCGCGATCATCGGCGGCGCCATCTTCGCCATGGCCAGCCACGGCTCCGACCAGCTCATCGTCCAGCGCGTCCTGGCCACCCGCTCACTGCGCGACGGCCAGAAAGCCATGATCGCGTCCGGTGTCTTCGTCACCCTCCAGTTCGCCGCCTTCTCCCTCGTCGGCGCGCTGCTGTGGTCCTACAACCAGGGCAGGACGTTCCGGGAACTGGGCCTCGGCAGTTCCGACAACCTCTACCCGGACTTCGTCCTGCACGGACTGCCCGTGGTGGTCTCCGGCCTGCTCGTGGCCGGCATCCTCGGCGCGGCGATGGGCTCGCTGTCCTCCGCGCTCAACTCCATGTCGAACTCGACCGTCGCCGACCTCATCCACAGCTTCTTCCGGAGCGTGCCCACCGAGGAGTTCCTGCTGCGGCTCGCCCGGCTGACGACCCTGGTGTGGGCGGCGCTGATGGCCCTGTTCGCCTGCGCGTTCAGCACCAGCACCGGCAACGTCTACCTCACCGGCCTGACCATCGCCGGATACACCTACGGCGCGCTCCTCGGCGCGTTCCTCCTCGGGCGGCTGGTCCGCCGGGCGCGCGAGACCGACGCCGTCGTGGCGTTCCTGGTGACGGTGGGCGTCATGACGTACCTCGTGCGCGGCGTCAAGATCGACGTCAGCGCGGGCGGCACCACCGTCCCCACCGCGATCGCCGCCCAGTGGCTCGTCCCCCTAGGGGTGGCCGTCACCCTGGCCGTGGGCGGCCTGACCAGCCTCTTCCACCGGGCACCCGAGAGTGTCCCGGCCCCGCTGGACGAGGGCGGCACCGACCGTACGGCGGCCGCCGTCGCCCCGGAGTGA
- a CDS encoding heavy metal translocating P-type ATPase, with protein sequence MTSALAPAPAGHAAPAPGGTAPRRRTPFLSLPEARWAAAATVCFLLALPLHLTGAPAWLWGPLYALTYAAGGWEPGWAGLRALGEKSLDVDLLMVVAALGAAAIGQVMDGALLIVIFTTSGALEALATARTADSVRGLLDLAPATATRLGDGDGEETVAVADLTVGDIVLVRPGERVGADGRVLDGRSDVDQATITGEPLPVTKEQGDEVFAGTLNGSGALRVRVERDASDTVIARIVRMVEEASQTKAPTQLFIEKVEQRYSLGMVAATLAVFLVPLALGDDLTGALLRAMTFMIVASPCAVVLATMPPLMSAIANAGRHGVLVKSAVVMEQLAQVDAVAFDKTGTLTEGTPRVTDVRPLTGSGVDADTLLRLAAAAERPSEHPLARAVVDAARERGTDLPAADGFASTPGIGVTATVDGRSVAVGRPSRPPAGATAAEAARAAVLAAELEEGGRTAVLVIVDGGPAGLLGIADRLRPDAARTVGALTARTGTAPVLLTGDNPRAAARLAAEAGIEDVRAGLLPEDKVRAVRELQAAGRKVMVVGDGVNDAPALAAAHTGVAMGRAGSDLALETADAVVVRDELITVPAVVSLSRRARALVVQNLVVAGVFIAGLVVWDLAGDLPLPLGVAGHEGSTVLVGLNGLRLLREAAWRRALADAPE encoded by the coding sequence ATGACCTCCGCACTCGCCCCGGCCCCGGCCGGCCACGCGGCACCCGCGCCCGGCGGGACCGCCCCGCGGCGCCGCACCCCCTTCCTCTCCCTGCCCGAGGCCCGCTGGGCCGCCGCGGCCACCGTCTGCTTCCTGCTCGCGCTGCCCCTGCACCTGACCGGCGCCCCCGCCTGGCTCTGGGGCCCGCTGTACGCGCTCACCTACGCGGCCGGCGGCTGGGAACCCGGCTGGGCGGGCCTGCGCGCCCTCGGCGAGAAGAGCCTCGACGTCGACCTGCTGATGGTCGTGGCCGCGCTCGGGGCGGCGGCGATCGGGCAGGTCATGGACGGCGCGCTGCTGATCGTCATCTTCACCACCTCCGGCGCGCTGGAGGCCCTGGCCACCGCCCGCACCGCCGACTCCGTGCGCGGACTGCTCGACCTCGCGCCCGCCACGGCGACCCGCCTCGGCGACGGCGACGGCGAGGAGACCGTCGCCGTCGCGGACCTCACCGTCGGCGACATCGTCCTCGTACGGCCCGGAGAACGCGTGGGCGCCGACGGGCGGGTGCTCGACGGGCGCAGCGACGTCGACCAGGCGACCATCACGGGCGAACCGCTGCCGGTGACCAAGGAACAGGGCGACGAGGTCTTCGCCGGGACCCTCAACGGCAGCGGCGCCCTGCGCGTCCGCGTCGAGCGGGACGCGTCCGACACGGTCATCGCCCGGATCGTGCGCATGGTCGAGGAGGCCTCGCAGACCAAGGCACCGACACAGCTGTTCATCGAGAAGGTCGAACAGCGCTACTCGCTGGGCATGGTGGCGGCGACCCTCGCGGTGTTCCTCGTCCCGCTCGCCCTCGGAGACGACCTCACCGGCGCCCTGCTGCGGGCCATGACCTTCATGATCGTCGCCTCGCCGTGCGCGGTGGTGCTGGCCACCATGCCGCCGCTGATGTCGGCCATCGCCAACGCCGGACGGCACGGAGTCCTCGTCAAGTCCGCCGTGGTGATGGAACAGCTGGCACAGGTGGACGCGGTGGCGTTCGACAAGACCGGCACCCTCACCGAGGGCACTCCGCGCGTCACCGACGTACGGCCGCTGACCGGCTCCGGCGTCGACGCGGACACGCTGCTGCGCCTCGCGGCCGCCGCCGAGCGCCCGAGCGAGCATCCGCTGGCGCGGGCCGTCGTGGACGCGGCACGGGAGCGGGGTACGGACCTGCCGGCCGCGGACGGCTTCGCCTCCACTCCGGGTATCGGTGTCACCGCCACCGTGGACGGGCGGTCGGTCGCGGTCGGCCGGCCTTCCCGGCCGCCGGCCGGGGCCACGGCAGCGGAGGCCGCCCGGGCGGCCGTCCTCGCCGCCGAACTGGAGGAGGGCGGCCGGACGGCCGTGCTGGTCATCGTGGACGGCGGCCCGGCGGGCCTGCTCGGCATCGCCGACCGGCTCCGCCCGGACGCGGCGCGCACCGTCGGCGCCCTGACCGCCCGCACCGGCACCGCTCCCGTGCTGCTGACCGGCGACAACCCGCGCGCCGCCGCCCGCCTCGCCGCCGAGGCCGGCATCGAGGACGTCCGGGCCGGGCTGCTGCCCGAGGACAAGGTGCGCGCGGTCCGGGAACTCCAGGCCGCCGGCCGCAAGGTGATGGTGGTCGGCGACGGCGTCAACGACGCACCCGCGCTGGCCGCCGCCCACACCGGCGTCGCCATGGGCCGGGCGGGCTCCGACCTGGCGCTGGAGACCGCCGACGCGGTCGTGGTCCGCGACGAACTCATCACCGTGCCCGCCGTGGTCTCCCTGTCCCGCCGGGCCCGCGCCCTGGTCGTCCAGAACCTCGTCGTCGCCGGTGTCTTCATCGCCGGACTGGTGGTCTGGGACCTGGCCGGCGACCTGCCGCTGCCGCTCGGTGTCGCGGGCCACGAGGGGTCCACCGTCCTCGTCGGCCTCAACGGGCTGCGGCTGCTGCGCGAGGCCGCCTGGCGAAGGGCCCTTGCGGACGCGCCGGAGTGA
- a CDS encoding ArsR/SmtB family transcription factor, giving the protein MGHGVDAKNTATARQRLETVGAADVAATLQALATPSRLRILARLQEGPCAATELADAVGMEQSACSHQLRLLRNLGLVAGERRGRSVIYALYDNHVAELLEQALYHVEHLRLGLRDTSPTAVAAAR; this is encoded by the coding sequence ATGGGCCACGGAGTCGACGCCAAGAACACCGCCACCGCGCGCCAGCGCCTGGAGACCGTGGGCGCCGCCGATGTGGCCGCGACCCTCCAGGCCCTGGCGACGCCGTCCCGGCTGCGGATCCTGGCCCGCCTCCAGGAAGGCCCGTGCGCCGCGACCGAGCTGGCCGACGCCGTCGGCATGGAACAGTCCGCCTGCTCCCACCAGCTGCGCCTGCTGCGCAACCTCGGCCTGGTGGCCGGGGAGCGCCGGGGCCGCTCGGTCATCTACGCCCTCTACGACAACCACGTGGCCGAACTCCTGGAACAGGCCCTTTACCACGTCGAACACCTGCGCCTCGGCTTGCGCGACACGTCACCGACGGCGGTCGCCGCGGCTCGCTGA
- a CDS encoding L-histidine N(alpha)-methyltransferase: protein MTESRTAAPVTEVELPSAADGEAGTPEEELRAGLTAPAPARHRRIPSVFGYDETGSRLFEEITRLPDYYPPRAERWLLTEHGDDLVGLAKPAELVDLGAGSARKAEILLAAMDGHGLLRAYTGVDVSPEPMRQAAARIRRRWPQARVTAVHGDFLTALPWLRRARRVAVANGSATAGDGTGGRLLALLGNTLGNLSASEQARFLRAVRAGCAPNDHLLVCVDLSEPAEAVRRAYGAGYTGPRPVRRMFALNTLLHLNRRYDADFDVDAFEPELAYDVARREVLGGIRSLRRQRVTLPGLGLTVDFDAGELLLHDVVRKFTVDGIVRALGEHGMRCRRHWVEEECGYAAFLFGL, encoded by the coding sequence ATGACCGAGTCACGCACGGCGGCGCCGGTCACGGAGGTCGAACTGCCGTCGGCGGCCGACGGTGAGGCCGGTACGCCGGAGGAGGAACTCCGGGCCGGGCTCACCGCGCCCGCTCCGGCACGGCACCGCAGGATTCCGTCGGTCTTCGGCTACGACGAGACCGGTTCGCGACTCTTCGAGGAGATCACGCGCCTGCCCGACTACTACCCGCCCCGGGCCGAACGGTGGCTGCTGACCGAGCACGGCGACGACCTGGTCGGCCTGGCGAAGCCGGCCGAGCTGGTGGACCTCGGGGCGGGCAGTGCGCGCAAGGCCGAGATCCTGCTCGCGGCCATGGACGGGCACGGCCTGCTGCGGGCGTACACGGGCGTGGACGTCAGCCCCGAGCCGATGCGGCAGGCCGCCGCCCGTATCCGGCGGCGCTGGCCGCAAGCCCGGGTCACCGCCGTGCACGGCGACTTCCTGACCGCCCTGCCCTGGCTGCGCCGCGCGCGGCGGGTCGCCGTCGCGAACGGCTCCGCGACCGCGGGCGACGGCACGGGCGGCCGCCTCCTGGCGTTGCTCGGCAACACGCTCGGCAACCTGTCCGCATCCGAGCAGGCGCGCTTCCTGCGGGCCGTGCGCGCCGGCTGCGCCCCGAACGATCACCTGCTGGTCTGCGTGGACCTGTCCGAACCGGCCGAGGCGGTGCGGCGTGCCTACGGGGCCGGGTACACCGGGCCGCGCCCCGTCCGCCGGATGTTCGCCCTGAACACCCTCCTCCACCTCAACCGCCGCTACGACGCCGACTTCGACGTCGACGCCTTCGAGCCGGAACTCGCCTACGACGTGGCACGGCGCGAGGTGCTCGGCGGCATCCGCAGCCTGCGACGGCAGCGGGTGACGTTGCCCGGGCTGGGGCTGACGGTGGACTTCGACGCCGGCGAGCTGCTCCTCCACGACGTGGTGCGCAAGTTCACGGTGGACGGCATCGTGCGCGCGCTCGGCGAACACGGGATGCGCTGCCGGCGGCACTGGGTCGAGGAGGAGTGCGGATACGCGGCCTTCCTCTTCGGCCTCTGA
- a CDS encoding CAP family protein gives MGRLTKGVLALAAAASTAVVTGQPVHASQASDGRPVLPDTTDEAFNEECLAAHNSYRARHGAPPLVLDDAAIAHAVRRARDASAQEGRTPSPGTRGYGENRFWFATYEDEPASCEEAVRLWYEARWTGGYDWDRPGYSPDTGSFTQVVWKSTSVLGCGRAAGRPAGGEAYETYIVCGYGPAGNVIGKFRANVGEPVGE, from the coding sequence ATGGGCCGGCTCACAAAGGGAGTTCTGGCGCTCGCGGCGGCGGCGTCGACCGCGGTCGTCACGGGGCAGCCCGTACACGCGTCGCAGGCGTCGGACGGCCGTCCGGTCCTGCCCGACACCACGGACGAGGCGTTCAACGAGGAGTGCCTCGCGGCGCACAACTCCTACCGCGCCCGGCACGGCGCCCCGCCGCTCGTCCTGGACGACGCGGCCATCGCGCACGCCGTGCGCCGTGCCCGGGATGCCTCGGCGCAGGAGGGCCGCACACCGTCACCGGGGACGCGGGGCTATGGGGAGAACCGCTTCTGGTTCGCGACGTACGAGGACGAGCCGGCGTCCTGCGAGGAGGCGGTGCGGCTCTGGTACGAGGCCCGCTGGACGGGCGGCTACGACTGGGACCGGCCCGGCTACTCGCCCGACACCGGCTCCTTCACCCAGGTCGTGTGGAAGTCCACCAGCGTGCTCGGCTGCGGCCGGGCCGCGGGACGACCGGCCGGCGGCGAGGCGTACGAGACGTACATCGTCTGCGGCTACGGCCCGGCAGGGAACGTCATCGGCAAGTTCCGGGCGAACGTGGGAGAACCGGTCGGCGAATGA
- a CDS encoding SDR family oxidoreductase: MKIVVVGGTGLIGSQVVALVRDRGHEAVAASPSTGVDTVTGQGLAQVLDGADVVVDVSNSPSFDTEPALDFFTRSARHLSEAEKEAGVRHHVTLSIVGVDRVPDYGYYRAKVAQEEAVRDGGVPFSIVRATQFFEFVAPVMDMSTENGRVRLPSTRLRPMASADVASAVTETALGEPSYGVRDIAGPEVHRLDRLGEITLAVRPDGRSVVTDETAGLFAGMPDGALIGDDTAHRATTRYEDWLRHGQPASRATDRSGH; encoded by the coding sequence ATGAAGATCGTGGTCGTCGGCGGTACCGGGCTCATCGGCTCGCAGGTGGTCGCGCTGGTGCGCGACCGAGGCCACGAGGCCGTGGCCGCCTCTCCTTCCACGGGCGTCGACACCGTCACCGGCCAGGGCCTGGCCCAGGTCCTCGACGGCGCCGACGTGGTGGTGGACGTGTCGAACTCCCCGTCCTTCGACACCGAGCCCGCACTGGACTTCTTCACCCGCTCGGCACGGCACCTGAGCGAGGCCGAGAAGGAGGCGGGCGTCCGGCACCATGTCACGCTCTCCATCGTCGGCGTCGACCGGGTGCCCGACTACGGCTACTACCGGGCCAAGGTCGCGCAGGAGGAGGCCGTCCGGGACGGCGGGGTCCCGTTCAGCATCGTGCGTGCCACGCAGTTCTTCGAGTTCGTTGCTCCGGTGATGGACATGTCGACGGAGAACGGCCGGGTGCGCCTGCCGTCCACCCGGCTGCGCCCGATGGCCTCCGCCGACGTCGCCTCCGCCGTCACCGAGACGGCCCTCGGCGAACCGTCGTACGGCGTGCGCGACATCGCCGGTCCCGAGGTGCACCGCCTCGACCGGCTCGGCGAGATCACGCTGGCGGTGCGGCCGGACGGCCGCAGTGTCGTCACCGACGAGACCGCCGGCCTGTTCGCGGGCATGCCGGACGGTGCGCTCATCGGTGACGACACCGCGCACCGCGCGACCACTCGCTACGAGGACTGGCTCCGCCACGGCCAACCGGCGTCCCGGGCGACGGACCGCTCCGGCCACTGA
- a CDS encoding dihydrofolate reductase family protein produces MRTLISTAFVSLDGVVEAPGGEPGYRNSGWTFKDVEFLPEAFEIKGREQEEATAMLLGRVSYQAFSPVWPDMADFADYQAMPKYVVSTTLTEDDLVSNWGETTILRSLDEVAALKATEGGPIIVHGSAALNQGLSDAGLIDRYHLLVFPLLLGAGKRLFSATDKDAQKLRLVEHEAYANGIQKNVFDVVR; encoded by the coding sequence ATGCGCACCCTGATCAGCACCGCCTTCGTCTCGCTCGACGGTGTCGTGGAGGCTCCGGGCGGCGAGCCCGGGTACCGGAACTCCGGATGGACCTTCAAGGACGTCGAGTTCCTGCCCGAGGCCTTCGAGATCAAGGGCCGGGAGCAGGAGGAGGCCACCGCGATGCTGCTGGGCCGGGTCAGCTACCAGGCGTTCAGCCCGGTGTGGCCCGACATGGCGGACTTCGCGGACTACCAGGCGATGCCGAAGTACGTCGTGTCCACCACGCTCACCGAGGACGACCTGGTGTCGAACTGGGGCGAGACGACGATCCTGCGCTCGCTCGACGAGGTCGCCGCGCTGAAGGCCACCGAGGGCGGCCCGATCATCGTCCACGGCAGCGCCGCCCTGAACCAGGGCCTTTCCGACGCCGGCCTGATCGACCGTTACCACCTGCTCGTCTTCCCGCTGCTGCTCGGCGCCGGCAAGCGTCTGTTCAGCGCCACGGACAAGGACGCCCAGAAGCTGAGGCTGGTCGAGCACGAGGCCTACGCCAACGGCATCCAGAAGAACGTCTTCGACGTCGTCCGCTGA